The genome window TTTCGGCCAACCGGGCCAGAAGCCAGTCCCGCTCGCGGTCCAGCACCGAGCGGCGATAGCCGCCCATCTGGCGAGGCAAGGGACGACCCTCGGACCGTGCCCGCGCCATCCATTTCACCGCCGCAGAGGCGCTGACACCGAACCGACGCGCCGCAGATCGCCGGCTCTCGCCCGCCTCAACGGCAGCCACCAGCCGCTCTCTCAAATCCATCGAACAGGGACGAGGCATCGGAGCTGGCCTCCCATCCAGCCCCAACCTTGAATCACGATCCGACCAAAAGGGGAATCCTTCGATTCCAACTAAGCCGACGACGCTCTAGTAGCGTCGGCGGCCCGAGCCGGCGAGGAGGAAGGCCAGGCCGGCGATGATGCCCGTGGTCAGCAGCGGCTTGCGGCGCGCGAAATCCAGGCCCGTGTTGATCGGGTCCCGCAGGTCGGCCGGGGCGCGTTCCGACAGGGTCTCCAGCTTGTCGATGGCGCGGCCATAGGCGTCGAGCGCCTTGCCCTTCACTTCCTCGAACTTGCCCTCGACCTGCAGCCTGGTATCGCCGGTCAGATTGCCCAGGCCGTTCTTGAGCTTGCCACTGATGCCGTTGGCGGCACCTTCGATGCGTTGTTCGGTCATGATGAAAGTCCTTGTGTCTGAAGCGCCGGGGAGGCTGCGGTGATAGCGCATGTGACCGGCTACTGTTCCGTTAGCGAACACGGTTGCGACGCGGCCTGAGCAGAATGATATCGTCGCACCTTCATGGCGAAATCCGGGACGCAACAATGTTGAGATTCATCCTGCAGGCGTTGGTGACGGCGCTGGGGCTCTGGCTGTCGGCCTATGTTGTGCCGGGCGTGGATTTCAGCTCGACCGGGTCGCTGATCGCGGCGGCGGTGCTGCTGGGGATCGTCAATGCGATCGTGCGACCGATCCTGGTGTTGATCACCTTTCCGCTGACCGTGGTGACGTTCGGTCTGTTCCTGCTGGTCGTGAACGCCACGACGATCGGACTGGTCGCGTCCTTCCTTGGCGGATTCAGCGTGGACGGCCTGTGGGCCGGTGTGGGCGCGGCCATCATCACGGGTCTGGTCAGCCTGATCGCGGGCTCGTCGATCCAGGACGATCGGCCGCGCGCGAGGCGCTAGGGCCGCGGGAAGGGGTTTGGGTCCGTGACGCCGCGGCCGAAGATGGCCCCCCTGCATGGGCCTCCTTCAGGCCCGCGCCGCGGCGCGAAGCGCGTCCACGTCCAGCCGCTTCATCTCCATCATGGCCGCAAAGGCGCGCGCCGTGACCGCCGGGTCGGGGTCGCTCATCAGCGCGGTGAAGCCTGCCGGGATGATCTGCCAGCTCAGGCCGTAGCGATCCTTGACCCAGCCGCACTGTTCGGCGTCGGGCACTGCGGACAGGGCGTCATACAGGCGGTCGGTTTCGGCCTGATCCGCCGTTTCGATCTGAAGCGAGATGGCCTCGGTGAAGGTGAAATAGGGACCACCGTTCAGGGCGGTATAGGGGGCACCGGCCATGGTGAACTCGACCATCAGGACGCTGTCCTTCTTGCCTCCCGGATAGTCGGCGGGCGCATGCACGACCTTTTCGATCCGGCTGTCGGGGAGGACGGAGACGTAGAA of Brevundimonas subvibrioides contains these proteins:
- a CDS encoding CsbD family protein, translated to MTEQRIEGAANGISGKLKNGLGNLTGDTRLQVEGKFEEVKGKALDAYGRAIDKLETLSERAPADLRDPINTGLDFARRKPLLTTGIIAGLAFLLAGSGRRRY
- a CDS encoding VOC family protein, whose translation is MPADRRIVPCLWFDTEAEEAVNFYVSVLPDSRIEKVVHAPADYPGGKKDSVLMVEFTMAGAPYTALNGGPYFTFTEAISLQIETADQAETDRLYDALSAVPDAEQCGWVKDRYGLSWQIIPAGFTALMSDPDPAVTARAFAAMMEMKRLDVDALRAAARA
- a CDS encoding phage holin family protein; translation: MLRFILQALVTALGLWLSAYVVPGVDFSSTGSLIAAAVLLGIVNAIVRPILVLITFPLTVVTFGLFLLVVNATTIGLVASFLGGFSVDGLWAGVGAAIITGLVSLIAGSSIQDDRPRARR